One region of Jonesiaceae bacterium BS-20 genomic DNA includes:
- a CDS encoding AMP-binding protein: MTTPNVSAPWLASYSVGVNPTIEVPNEDVTSAFSRSVANFGARDALDFMGTTITYSQLGQRVDLAAGMLQGIGVKHGDRVAIAMPNSINHVVVFYAILRLGAIVVEHNPLYTQAELIHQLNDSGATVAVFWDKTAQTLGEGLSQTEVKTLISVDVSKELPVVKKILLQLPVAKARETKAALCATPPAAALRWHELMAKAAPLDPQTPRAHSEDIAVLQYTGGTTGTPKGAMLTHRNLAANAVQGAEWTGADDGPGTEVVYGVLPFFHAFGLTLCLTYALRIAATVVLFPKFEVESFLAAQKKRPGTFLPAVPPMLARVAAASKSKGADLSSFKYTISGAMPLPRATADAWEAATGGLVIEGYGMTETSPVALGNPLSAARIPGRLGLPFPSTDAMIVDESDGFTRLAQGERGELLLSGPQVFSGYWGRPEETANILVEIDGKVWIRTGDVCVMDEAGSFTLVDRIKEMIITGGFKVFPSQVEACLRGMPGVADAAVVGLPTTSDLGESVVAALVLEEGASAPSLKEVQEWCGKELARYALPRDLVIVPELPVSQIGKVMRRVVRDQILADQ; this comes from the coding sequence GTGACCACACCAAACGTATCTGCGCCCTGGCTAGCTTCCTACTCCGTGGGAGTTAACCCAACCATCGAAGTTCCCAATGAGGATGTCACAAGTGCGTTTTCGCGCAGTGTCGCCAACTTTGGTGCACGGGACGCGCTGGATTTTATGGGAACGACCATCACATACTCCCAGCTCGGTCAGCGAGTAGATCTCGCCGCTGGAATGCTGCAGGGGATCGGGGTTAAGCACGGTGACCGAGTAGCCATTGCGATGCCAAACTCGATCAACCACGTCGTTGTGTTCTACGCGATTTTGCGTTTAGGCGCGATTGTAGTTGAACACAACCCCTTGTACACCCAAGCAGAGTTGATCCACCAACTGAATGACAGTGGCGCTACGGTCGCCGTTTTTTGGGACAAGACCGCCCAAACACTCGGCGAAGGTCTGAGCCAGACCGAGGTCAAAACGCTAATCTCCGTGGACGTTTCCAAAGAGCTACCAGTTGTCAAGAAAATCTTGCTGCAATTGCCGGTTGCCAAGGCGCGCGAGACCAAAGCGGCGCTGTGCGCAACTCCGCCGGCAGCGGCTCTGCGCTGGCATGAACTGATGGCGAAGGCCGCGCCGCTAGACCCGCAGACTCCCCGAGCACACTCCGAGGATATTGCTGTCCTGCAGTACACCGGAGGAACTACGGGAACGCCTAAGGGCGCGATGTTGACCCACCGTAACCTTGCCGCCAACGCTGTTCAAGGGGCCGAGTGGACCGGCGCGGATGATGGCCCTGGAACCGAGGTGGTGTACGGGGTGCTGCCGTTCTTCCACGCGTTTGGCCTCACCCTGTGCCTGACCTACGCGCTGCGAATCGCCGCAACCGTGGTGCTCTTCCCAAAGTTTGAAGTTGAGTCGTTCCTAGCAGCACAAAAGAAGCGCCCCGGAACGTTCCTGCCTGCAGTCCCGCCAATGCTTGCCCGCGTAGCTGCGGCATCGAAAAGCAAGGGCGCAGACCTGAGCTCATTCAAGTACACAATCAGTGGAGCAATGCCCCTCCCACGGGCGACCGCAGATGCCTGGGAAGCGGCCACTGGCGGACTAGTAATTGAAGGTTACGGCATGACCGAGACCTCTCCCGTTGCCCTGGGCAACCCGCTGAGCGCCGCGCGCATACCAGGCCGGCTGGGCCTGCCCTTTCCATCAACCGACGCCATGATCGTGGACGAATCCGACGGCTTCACCCGGCTCGCCCAAGGTGAACGCGGCGAGCTCTTGCTGAGCGGACCGCAAGTGTTTAGCGGCTATTGGGGACGCCCGGAAGAAACCGCAAATATCTTGGTGGAAATTGATGGCAAGGTGTGGATCCGCACCGGCGACGTGTGCGTCATGGATGAAGCGGGCTCATTCACACTCGTGGACCGCATCAAGGAAATGATTATTACCGGCGGATTCAAGGTATTCCCATCTCAGGTAGAGGCGTGCCTGCGCGGCATGCCGGGGGTTGCCGATGCGGCAGTAGTTGGGTTGCCAACAACCTCGGACCTGGGCGAAAGTGTGGTTGCCGCGCTCGTCCTTGAGGAAGGAGCCTCGGCGCCCTCCCTCAAGGAGGTGCAGGAGTGGTGCGGCAAGGAACTGGCCCGCTACGCACTGCCGCGTGACTTGGTGATTGTTCCCGAGCTGCCCGTATCCCAAATTGGCAAGGTCATGCGCCGCGTGGTGCGGGACCAAATCTTGGCGGATCAATAA
- a CDS encoding aspartate carbamoyltransferase catalytic subunit, translating into MKHLLDTADLSLEQAIFILDTAAQMAETQSREVKKLPTLRGRTVVNLFFEDSTRTRMSFEAAAKRLSADVINFSAKGSSVSKGESLKDTALTLSAMGADAVIIRHQASGAPHLLAHSNWIDVPVINAGDGMHQHPTQALLDAFTMRRHLSGGPYPQGALPPLQNGLGQDLAGKRVVIVGDVLHSRVARSNVWLLHTLGAEVTLVAPPTLIPVGAETWPCKISYTFDDVLIEQQPDAVMMLRVQRERMSGSGGGFFPSPLEYTRNYGLDSRRMDLLPEHTIVMHPGPMNRGLEISARAADSKRAVIVEQVANGVAVRMAVLYLLLAGGSTSDNLIKADS; encoded by the coding sequence GTGAAACACCTGCTCGACACCGCTGACCTGTCACTTGAACAGGCCATCTTTATTCTTGACACTGCCGCCCAGATGGCAGAGACCCAATCCCGCGAAGTCAAGAAACTTCCAACGCTGCGTGGTCGCACGGTGGTGAACCTCTTCTTTGAAGACTCCACCCGTACCCGGATGTCCTTTGAAGCAGCTGCCAAGCGGCTTTCCGCAGACGTCATTAACTTCTCCGCTAAGGGTTCCTCGGTTTCTAAGGGCGAAAGCCTCAAAGACACCGCGCTGACGCTTTCAGCGATGGGGGCGGACGCGGTCATCATTCGTCACCAAGCCTCGGGTGCACCGCACCTCTTGGCCCACTCCAATTGGATTGACGTACCGGTGATTAACGCCGGTGACGGCATGCACCAGCACCCCACGCAGGCGCTTCTCGATGCCTTCACCATGCGCCGTCACCTGTCCGGCGGCCCGTACCCGCAAGGTGCTTTACCGCCGCTGCAGAACGGGCTTGGTCAAGACCTGGCCGGTAAGCGCGTGGTGATTGTGGGCGACGTCCTGCACTCCCGTGTGGCTCGTTCGAATGTGTGGCTGTTGCACACGTTGGGAGCTGAGGTCACCCTCGTTGCCCCACCAACGCTCATACCGGTTGGCGCCGAAACGTGGCCGTGCAAGATCTCCTACACCTTTGATGACGTTCTCATTGAGCAGCAGCCGGATGCGGTCATGATGCTGCGAGTTCAACGCGAGCGGATGTCCGGAAGCGGGGGAGGGTTCTTCCCAAGCCCACTCGAGTACACCCGCAACTATGGTTTGGACTCACGCCGCATGGACTTGCTGCCCGAGCACACCATTGTGATGCACCCCGGACCTATGAACCGTGGACTTGAAATTTCAGCGCGCGCGGCTGACTCCAAACGCGCCGTCATTGTTGAGCAGGTAGCTAACGGTGTGGCCGTGCGTATGGCCGTTCTGTACCTACTGCTCGCTGGCGGTTCAACCTCGGACAACCTGATTAAGGCGGATTCATAA
- the nusB gene encoding transcription antitermination factor NusB, which produces MGARTKARKRAMNVLFEAEQRDINAITMLQERLREPGVESALPQYAIDITEGVVDHLDRIDEVLQTYSSGWTIDRMPAVDRALLRIGVWEILFNEEIPDIVAIDEAVALSKGLSTDESPNFINGLLARIVEVKPTLVD; this is translated from the coding sequence GTGGGAGCTCGCACAAAAGCACGTAAACGCGCCATGAACGTGCTGTTTGAAGCTGAACAGCGGGACATCAACGCCATTACAATGCTTCAAGAGAGGCTCCGTGAGCCAGGGGTAGAGTCTGCCCTGCCGCAGTATGCAATTGATATCACCGAGGGTGTAGTAGACCACCTTGACCGTATTGATGAGGTCTTGCAGACCTACTCAAGCGGCTGGACGATTGACCGCATGCCTGCGGTTGACCGTGCGCTACTGCGCATTGGTGTGTGGGAGATCCTGTTCAACGAGGAGATTCCGGACATCGTTGCAATCGATGAAGCCGTGGCCCTCTCGAAGGGTCTATCCACGGATGAGTCACCAAATTTCATTAACGGCCTACTGGCGCGCATCGTCGAGGTTAAGCCCACGTTAGTTGACTAG
- the efp gene encoding elongation factor P — protein MATTNDIKNGTVLRLDGQLWAVTEFQHVKPGKGGAFVRTKIKNVTSGKIVDKTFNAGLKIETASVDRQDMQYLYQDGDDYVFMDNKTYDQLNVSGQIVGDAKNFLLEGGTAQVATNEGTVLYIELPPSIVTEITYTEPGLQGDRSSAGTKSATIETGYEIQVPLFLDVGTKVKVDTRDGSYLGRVND, from the coding sequence GTGGCTACCACTAATGATATTAAGAACGGCACCGTGCTTCGTCTCGACGGTCAGCTGTGGGCCGTTACCGAGTTCCAGCACGTCAAGCCTGGTAAGGGTGGTGCGTTTGTGCGCACCAAGATCAAGAACGTGACCTCGGGCAAGATCGTCGACAAGACGTTCAACGCGGGCCTCAAGATCGAAACAGCAAGCGTTGACCGCCAGGACATGCAGTACCTGTACCAGGACGGCGACGACTACGTGTTCATGGACAACAAGACCTACGACCAGCTCAACGTGAGCGGTCAAATTGTTGGTGACGCCAAGAACTTCCTGCTCGAGGGTGGCACCGCACAGGTTGCAACCAACGAGGGCACCGTGCTTTACATTGAGTTGCCGCCGTCAATCGTCACCGAGATCACCTACACCGAGCCAGGTCTGCAGGGCGACCGTTCCTCAGCAGGAACCAAGTCGGCCACCATCGAAACCGGCTACGAGATCCAGGTGCCGCTGTTCTTGGACGTTGGCACCAAGGTCAAGGTTGACACTCGCGATGGTTCTTACCTTGGGCGCGTGAACGACTGA
- the pyrR gene encoding bifunctional pyr operon transcriptional regulator/uracil phosphoribosyltransferase PyrR, which translates to MSSGPDAPSLGAENATEVFSEAEISRALTRIAHEILERNKGGKNLVVLGIVTRGVPLAKRLAERLAQVEPDLDVESMFGYLDVTMYRDDLHKHPPRAIGHTQLPAAGIDGKVVVLVDDVLFSGRTIRAALDALQDLGRPAAVQLAALVDRGHRELPIRPDFVGKNLPTSLNERVSVQVAEQDGKDGVYISLKDTK; encoded by the coding sequence ATGTCTTCTGGCCCCGACGCACCTTCATTAGGTGCGGAAAATGCAACTGAAGTTTTCAGCGAAGCTGAAATTTCCCGGGCACTGACCCGAATCGCGCATGAGATTCTGGAGCGCAACAAAGGTGGAAAGAACCTTGTTGTCCTCGGAATTGTTACCCGCGGTGTTCCGCTAGCCAAGCGCCTAGCCGAGCGGCTTGCTCAGGTTGAGCCGGACCTCGATGTCGAATCCATGTTTGGCTACCTTGATGTCACCATGTACCGTGACGACCTCCACAAACACCCGCCACGGGCAATTGGGCACACCCAACTTCCCGCAGCCGGAATTGACGGCAAGGTCGTAGTGCTGGTTGATGACGTGCTGTTTTCCGGTCGCACGATCCGTGCGGCTCTCGATGCCCTCCAAGACTTGGGACGCCCCGCGGCAGTCCAGCTTGCGGCACTTGTCGATCGCGGTCACCGCGAGCTCCCAATCCGCCCCGACTTTGTGGGCAAAAACCTGCCAACCTCGCTCAATGAGCGTGTGTCCGTGCAGGTGGCGGAGCAAGACGGAAAAGACGGCGTATACATCTCACTCAAGGACACCAAGTGA